Proteins from a single region of Budorcas taxicolor isolate Tak-1 chromosome 7, Takin1.1, whole genome shotgun sequence:
- the KANK2 gene encoding KN motif and ankyrin repeat domain-containing protein 2 isoform X3: protein MAQVLHVSAPFPGTPGPASPPAFPSKEPEVPYSVETPYGYRLDLDFLKYVDDIEKGHTLRRVAVQRRPRLGSLPRGPGSWWTSTESLCSNASGDSRHSAYSYCGRGFYPQYGALETRGGFNPRVERTLLDARRRLEDQAAAPAGLGSLTPSAAGSTSSLVGVGLPPPTPRGSGLSTPVPPSAGHLAHVREQMAGALRKLRQLEEQVKLIPVLQVKLSVLQEEKRQLTVQLKSQKFLGHPAGARGRGELCLDLPEAPEDPVTLETRSVGTWVRERDLGVPDGEAALAAKVAVLETQLKKALQELQAAQARQADLQPQAWPPPDSPVRVDTVRVVQGPRDVEVAASTAAGAPAQRAQSLEPYGAGLRALATSNGAESPPVFRSHEVMETVFPAPAASTSNVHQVKKISITERSCDGAAGHPQAPAESSLSPLESEGATQAQPEKNTGQVPAHDDTTVKEPIGQAACQELESEEAGGAGGARAGVRSIMKQKEEPTDPEAHRRSLQFVGVNGSVSPRYESSSEDSSTAENFSDNESTENEAPEPEERVPSVAEAPLLRPKETAKAKTSREESQLSQESLHTPTAEGASGSSAKDEIRMELSPDLISACLALEKYLENPKALTERELKVAYTTVLQEWLRLACRSDAHPELVRRHLVTFRAMSARLLDYVVNIADSNGNTALHYSVSHANFPVVRQLLDSGVCQVDKQNRAGYSPIMLTALATLKTQDDIQTVLQLFRLGDVNAKASQAGQTALMLAVSHGRVDVVKALLACEANVNIQDDDGSTALMCACEHGHKEITALLLAVPSCDISITDRDGSTALMVALDAGHSEIASMLYSRMNIKCSFAPMSDDESPASSSAEE from the exons ATGGCCCAGGTCCTGCACGTGTCAGCCCCCTTCCCAG GGACCCCCGGCCCAGCCTCCCCGCCTGCCTTCCCCTCTAAAGAGCCTGAGGTCCCCTACTCGGTGGAGACGCCCTACGGCTACCGCCTAGACCTGGACTTTCTCAAGTATGTGGACGACATCGAGAAGGGCCACACGCTGCGGCGGGTGGCCGTGCAGCGCCGGCCCCGCCTGGGCTCCCTGCCCCGTGGGCCCGGCTCCTGGTGGACGTCCACCGAGTCTCTGTGCTCCAATGCCAGCGGGGACAGCCGCCACTCGGCCTACTCCTACTGCGGCCGTGGCTTCTACCCGCAGTACGGCGCCCTGGAGACACGCGGTGGCTTCAACCCGCGAGTGGAGCGCACGCTACTGGACGCCCGTCGCCGCCTGGAGGACCAGGCAGCCGCCCCTGCCGGTCTGGGCTCCCTGACCCCCAGCGCGGCCGGCTCGACGAGCTCACTGGTGGGCGTGGGGCTGCCACCCCCGACACCACGGGGATCGGGACTGTCCACGCCGGTGCCGCCCAGCGCCGGGCACCTGGCCCATGTGCGGGAGCAGATGGCGGGGGCCCTGCGGAAGCTGCGGCAACTGGAAGAGCAGGTGAAACTGATCCCCGTGCTCCAGGTGAAGCTGTCGGTGCTGCAGGAGGAGAAGCGACAACTCACAGTGCAGCTCAAGAGCCAAAAGTTCTTGGGCCACCCTGCAGGAGCCCGGGGCCGTGGTGAGCTCTGcctggacctccctgaggcccccgaGGACCCAGTGACGCTCGAGACCCGGAGCGTGGGCACCTGGGTCCGAGAGCGGGACTTGGGCGTGCCCGATGGGGAGGCAGCCCTGGCCGCTAAGGTGGCCGTGCTGGAGACCCAGCTCAAGAAAGCACTCCAGGAGCTACAGGCAGCTCAAGCCCGGCAAGCTGacctccagccccaggcctggccgCCGCCAGACAGCCCAGTCCGTGTGGACACCGTCCGGGTGGTGCAGGGGCCGAGGGACGTGGAGGTGGCGGCCAGCACGGCAGCGGGGGCCCCTGCTCAGCGGGCCCAGAGTCTGGAGCCCTACGGGGCAGGGCTGCGGGCCCTGGCGACGTCCAACGGGGCTGAGAGCCCCCCTGTGTTCCGCAGCCATGAGGTGATGGAGACAGTGTTCCCAGCGCCCGCTGCATCCACCAGCAACGTCCACCAGGTGAAGAAGATCAGTATCACAGAGCGCAGCTGTGATGGGGCAGCAG GTCACCCACAGGCTCCTGCAGAATCGTCCTTATCACCTCTGGAGTCTGAGGGGGCCACCCAGGCGCAGCCAGAGAAGAACACAGGCCAGGTGCCTGCCCATGACGACACCACCGTCAAGGAGCCCATCGGGCAAGCAGCCTGTCAGGAATTGGAGTCTGAGGAGGCTGGGGGTGCAG gaGGGGCCCGTGCAGGCGTGCGGTCCATCATGAAGCAGAAAGAGGAGCCCACAGACCCAGAGGCCCACCGGAGGAGCCTCCAGTTCGTGGGGGTCAACGGCAG CGTCTCCCCCAGGTATGAGTCCTCCTCTGAGGACTCCAGTACCGCAGAGAACTTCTCGGACAATGAGAGCACAGAGAACGAGGCCCCAGAGCCAGAGGAGAGGGTTCCAAGTGTGGCCGAAGCCCCCCTGCTCAGGCCCAAGGAGACGGCAAAGGCCAAGACAAGCCGGGAGGAGTCTCAACTGTCCCAGGAGTCTCTGCACACGCCCACAGCTGAGGGGGCATCAGGATCAAGTGCAAAAGACGAGATCCG GATGGAGCTGAGTCCTGACCTCATCTCAGCCTGCCTAGCCCTGGAGAagtacctggagaaccccaaagCTCTCACCGAGCGGGAGCTG AAAGTGGCCTACACCACGGTGCTGCAGGAGTGGCTGCGCCTGGCCTGCCGCAGTGACGCCCACCCGGAGCTCGTGCGGCGCCACCTGGTCACCTTCCGGGCCATGTCGGCACGGTTGCTGGACTACGTGGTCAACATCGCTGACAGCAATGGCAACACAGCGCTGCACTACTCCGTGTCCCACGCCAACTTCCCCGTGGTGCGGCAGCTGCTGGACAGCG GTGTCTGCCAGGTGGACAAGCAGAACCGCGCCGGCTACAGCCCCATCATGCTCACCGCCCTGGCCACCCTGAAGACCCAGGATGACATCCAGACCGTCCTACAGCTCTTCCGGCTTGGAGACGTCAATGCCAAAGCCAGCCAG GCGGGGCAGACAGCCCTGATGCTGGCGGTCAGCCACGGGAGGGTGGACGTGGTCAAAGCCCTGCTGGCCTGTGAGGCGAACGTCAACATCCAAGATGACGACGGCTCCACGGCTCTCATGTGTGCCTGCGAGCACGGCCACAAGGAGATCACTGCACTGCTGCTGGCCGTGCCCAGCTGCGACATTTCCATCACCGACCGT GACGGGAGCACGGCTCTGATGGTGGCCCTGGACGCGGGACACAGTGAAATTGCGTCCATGCTGTACTCCCGCATGAACATCAAGTGCTCG TTTGCCCCCATGTCAGATGACGAGAGTCCCGCGTCATCCTCTGCAGAGGAGTAG
- the KANK2 gene encoding KN motif and ankyrin repeat domain-containing protein 2 isoform X4, with translation MAQVLHVSAPFPGTPGPASPPAFPSKEPEVPYSVETPYGYRLDLDFLKYVDDIEKGHTLRRVAVQRRPRLGSLPRGPGSWWTSTESLCSNASGDSRHSAYSYCGRGFYPQYGALETRGGFNPRVERTLLDARRRLEDQAAAPAGLGSLTPSAAGSTSSLVGVGLPPPTPRGSGLSTPVPPSAGHLAHVREQMAGALRKLRQLEEQVKLIPVLQVKLSVLQEEKRQLTVQLKSQKFLGHPAGARGRGELCLDLPEAPEDPVTLETRSVGTWVRERDLGVPDGEAALAAKVAVLETQLKKALQELQAAQARQADLQPQAWPPPDSPVRVDTVRVVQGPRDVEVAASTAAGAPAQRAQSLEPYGAGLRALATSNGAESPPVFRSHEVMETVFPAPAASTSNVHQVKKISITERSCDGAAGHPQAPAESSLSPLESEGATQAQPEKNTGQVPAHDDTTVKEPIGQAACQELESEEAGGAGGARAGVRSIMKQKEEPTDPEAHRRSLQFVGVNGRYESSSEDSSTAENFSDNESTENEAPEPEERVPSVAEAPLLRPKETAKAKTSREESQLSQESLHTPTAEGASGSSAKDEIRMELSPDLISACLALEKYLENPKALTERELKVAYTTVLQEWLRLACRSDAHPELVRRHLVTFRAMSARLLDYVVNIADSNGNTALHYSVSHANFPVVRQLLDSGVCQVDKQNRAGYSPIMLTALATLKTQDDIQTVLQLFRLGDVNAKASQAGQTALMLAVSHGRVDVVKALLACEANVNIQDDDGSTALMCACEHGHKEITALLLAVPSCDISITDRDGSTALMVALDAGHSEIASMLYSRMNIKCSFAPMSDDESPASSSAEE, from the exons ATGGCCCAGGTCCTGCACGTGTCAGCCCCCTTCCCAG GGACCCCCGGCCCAGCCTCCCCGCCTGCCTTCCCCTCTAAAGAGCCTGAGGTCCCCTACTCGGTGGAGACGCCCTACGGCTACCGCCTAGACCTGGACTTTCTCAAGTATGTGGACGACATCGAGAAGGGCCACACGCTGCGGCGGGTGGCCGTGCAGCGCCGGCCCCGCCTGGGCTCCCTGCCCCGTGGGCCCGGCTCCTGGTGGACGTCCACCGAGTCTCTGTGCTCCAATGCCAGCGGGGACAGCCGCCACTCGGCCTACTCCTACTGCGGCCGTGGCTTCTACCCGCAGTACGGCGCCCTGGAGACACGCGGTGGCTTCAACCCGCGAGTGGAGCGCACGCTACTGGACGCCCGTCGCCGCCTGGAGGACCAGGCAGCCGCCCCTGCCGGTCTGGGCTCCCTGACCCCCAGCGCGGCCGGCTCGACGAGCTCACTGGTGGGCGTGGGGCTGCCACCCCCGACACCACGGGGATCGGGACTGTCCACGCCGGTGCCGCCCAGCGCCGGGCACCTGGCCCATGTGCGGGAGCAGATGGCGGGGGCCCTGCGGAAGCTGCGGCAACTGGAAGAGCAGGTGAAACTGATCCCCGTGCTCCAGGTGAAGCTGTCGGTGCTGCAGGAGGAGAAGCGACAACTCACAGTGCAGCTCAAGAGCCAAAAGTTCTTGGGCCACCCTGCAGGAGCCCGGGGCCGTGGTGAGCTCTGcctggacctccctgaggcccccgaGGACCCAGTGACGCTCGAGACCCGGAGCGTGGGCACCTGGGTCCGAGAGCGGGACTTGGGCGTGCCCGATGGGGAGGCAGCCCTGGCCGCTAAGGTGGCCGTGCTGGAGACCCAGCTCAAGAAAGCACTCCAGGAGCTACAGGCAGCTCAAGCCCGGCAAGCTGacctccagccccaggcctggccgCCGCCAGACAGCCCAGTCCGTGTGGACACCGTCCGGGTGGTGCAGGGGCCGAGGGACGTGGAGGTGGCGGCCAGCACGGCAGCGGGGGCCCCTGCTCAGCGGGCCCAGAGTCTGGAGCCCTACGGGGCAGGGCTGCGGGCCCTGGCGACGTCCAACGGGGCTGAGAGCCCCCCTGTGTTCCGCAGCCATGAGGTGATGGAGACAGTGTTCCCAGCGCCCGCTGCATCCACCAGCAACGTCCACCAGGTGAAGAAGATCAGTATCACAGAGCGCAGCTGTGATGGGGCAGCAG GTCACCCACAGGCTCCTGCAGAATCGTCCTTATCACCTCTGGAGTCTGAGGGGGCCACCCAGGCGCAGCCAGAGAAGAACACAGGCCAGGTGCCTGCCCATGACGACACCACCGTCAAGGAGCCCATCGGGCAAGCAGCCTGTCAGGAATTGGAGTCTGAGGAGGCTGGGGGTGCAG gaGGGGCCCGTGCAGGCGTGCGGTCCATCATGAAGCAGAAAGAGGAGCCCACAGACCCAGAGGCCCACCGGAGGAGCCTCCAGTTCGTGGGGGTCAACGGCAG GTATGAGTCCTCCTCTGAGGACTCCAGTACCGCAGAGAACTTCTCGGACAATGAGAGCACAGAGAACGAGGCCCCAGAGCCAGAGGAGAGGGTTCCAAGTGTGGCCGAAGCCCCCCTGCTCAGGCCCAAGGAGACGGCAAAGGCCAAGACAAGCCGGGAGGAGTCTCAACTGTCCCAGGAGTCTCTGCACACGCCCACAGCTGAGGGGGCATCAGGATCAAGTGCAAAAGACGAGATCCG GATGGAGCTGAGTCCTGACCTCATCTCAGCCTGCCTAGCCCTGGAGAagtacctggagaaccccaaagCTCTCACCGAGCGGGAGCTG AAAGTGGCCTACACCACGGTGCTGCAGGAGTGGCTGCGCCTGGCCTGCCGCAGTGACGCCCACCCGGAGCTCGTGCGGCGCCACCTGGTCACCTTCCGGGCCATGTCGGCACGGTTGCTGGACTACGTGGTCAACATCGCTGACAGCAATGGCAACACAGCGCTGCACTACTCCGTGTCCCACGCCAACTTCCCCGTGGTGCGGCAGCTGCTGGACAGCG GTGTCTGCCAGGTGGACAAGCAGAACCGCGCCGGCTACAGCCCCATCATGCTCACCGCCCTGGCCACCCTGAAGACCCAGGATGACATCCAGACCGTCCTACAGCTCTTCCGGCTTGGAGACGTCAATGCCAAAGCCAGCCAG GCGGGGCAGACAGCCCTGATGCTGGCGGTCAGCCACGGGAGGGTGGACGTGGTCAAAGCCCTGCTGGCCTGTGAGGCGAACGTCAACATCCAAGATGACGACGGCTCCACGGCTCTCATGTGTGCCTGCGAGCACGGCCACAAGGAGATCACTGCACTGCTGCTGGCCGTGCCCAGCTGCGACATTTCCATCACCGACCGT GACGGGAGCACGGCTCTGATGGTGGCCCTGGACGCGGGACACAGTGAAATTGCGTCCATGCTGTACTCCCGCATGAACATCAAGTGCTCG TTTGCCCCCATGTCAGATGACGAGAGTCCCGCGTCATCCTCTGCAGAGGAGTAG
- the KANK2 gene encoding KN motif and ankyrin repeat domain-containing protein 2 isoform X1, with protein sequence MAQVLHVSAPFPGTPGPASPPAFPSKEPEVPYSVETPYGYRLDLDFLKYVDDIEKGHTLRRVAVQRRPRLGSLPRGPGSWWTSTESLCSNASGDSRHSAYSYCGRGFYPQYGALETRGGFNPRVERTLLDARRRLEDQAAAPAGLGSLTPSAAGSTSSLVGVGLPPPTPRGSGLSTPVPPSAGHLAHVREQMAGALRKLRQLEEQVKLIPVLQVKLSVLQEEKRQLTVQLKSQKFLGHPAGARGRGELCLDLPEAPEDPVTLETRSVGTWVRERDLGVPDGEAALAAKVAVLETQLKKALQELQAAQARQADLQPQAWPPPDSPVRVDTVRVVQGPRDVEVAASTAAGAPAQRAQSLEPYGAGLRALATSNGAESPPVFRSHEVMETVFPAPAASTSNVHQVKKISITERSCDGAAGHPQAPAESSLSPLESEGATQAQPEKNTGQVPAHDDTTVKEPIGQAACQELESEEAGGAGGARAGVRSIMKQKEEPTDPEAHRRSLQFVGVNGSVSPRYESSSEDSSTAENFSDNESTENEAPEPEERVPSVAEAPLLRPKETAKAKTSREESQLSQESLHTPTAEGASGSSAKDEIRMELSPDLISACLALEKYLENPKALTERELKVAYTTVLQEWLRLACRSDAHPELVRRHLVTFRAMSARLLDYVVNIADSNGNTALHYSVSHANFPVVRQLLDSGVCQVDKQNRAGYSPIMLTALATLKTQDDIQTVLQLFRLGDVNAKASQAGQTALMLAVSHGRVDVVKALLACEANVNIQDDDGSTALMCACEHGHKEITALLLAVPSCDISITDRDGSTALMVALDAGHSEIASMLYSRMNIKCSGIFPTQGSNPRLLHRQADSLPLSHLGSAW encoded by the exons ATGGCCCAGGTCCTGCACGTGTCAGCCCCCTTCCCAG GGACCCCCGGCCCAGCCTCCCCGCCTGCCTTCCCCTCTAAAGAGCCTGAGGTCCCCTACTCGGTGGAGACGCCCTACGGCTACCGCCTAGACCTGGACTTTCTCAAGTATGTGGACGACATCGAGAAGGGCCACACGCTGCGGCGGGTGGCCGTGCAGCGCCGGCCCCGCCTGGGCTCCCTGCCCCGTGGGCCCGGCTCCTGGTGGACGTCCACCGAGTCTCTGTGCTCCAATGCCAGCGGGGACAGCCGCCACTCGGCCTACTCCTACTGCGGCCGTGGCTTCTACCCGCAGTACGGCGCCCTGGAGACACGCGGTGGCTTCAACCCGCGAGTGGAGCGCACGCTACTGGACGCCCGTCGCCGCCTGGAGGACCAGGCAGCCGCCCCTGCCGGTCTGGGCTCCCTGACCCCCAGCGCGGCCGGCTCGACGAGCTCACTGGTGGGCGTGGGGCTGCCACCCCCGACACCACGGGGATCGGGACTGTCCACGCCGGTGCCGCCCAGCGCCGGGCACCTGGCCCATGTGCGGGAGCAGATGGCGGGGGCCCTGCGGAAGCTGCGGCAACTGGAAGAGCAGGTGAAACTGATCCCCGTGCTCCAGGTGAAGCTGTCGGTGCTGCAGGAGGAGAAGCGACAACTCACAGTGCAGCTCAAGAGCCAAAAGTTCTTGGGCCACCCTGCAGGAGCCCGGGGCCGTGGTGAGCTCTGcctggacctccctgaggcccccgaGGACCCAGTGACGCTCGAGACCCGGAGCGTGGGCACCTGGGTCCGAGAGCGGGACTTGGGCGTGCCCGATGGGGAGGCAGCCCTGGCCGCTAAGGTGGCCGTGCTGGAGACCCAGCTCAAGAAAGCACTCCAGGAGCTACAGGCAGCTCAAGCCCGGCAAGCTGacctccagccccaggcctggccgCCGCCAGACAGCCCAGTCCGTGTGGACACCGTCCGGGTGGTGCAGGGGCCGAGGGACGTGGAGGTGGCGGCCAGCACGGCAGCGGGGGCCCCTGCTCAGCGGGCCCAGAGTCTGGAGCCCTACGGGGCAGGGCTGCGGGCCCTGGCGACGTCCAACGGGGCTGAGAGCCCCCCTGTGTTCCGCAGCCATGAGGTGATGGAGACAGTGTTCCCAGCGCCCGCTGCATCCACCAGCAACGTCCACCAGGTGAAGAAGATCAGTATCACAGAGCGCAGCTGTGATGGGGCAGCAG GTCACCCACAGGCTCCTGCAGAATCGTCCTTATCACCTCTGGAGTCTGAGGGGGCCACCCAGGCGCAGCCAGAGAAGAACACAGGCCAGGTGCCTGCCCATGACGACACCACCGTCAAGGAGCCCATCGGGCAAGCAGCCTGTCAGGAATTGGAGTCTGAGGAGGCTGGGGGTGCAG gaGGGGCCCGTGCAGGCGTGCGGTCCATCATGAAGCAGAAAGAGGAGCCCACAGACCCAGAGGCCCACCGGAGGAGCCTCCAGTTCGTGGGGGTCAACGGCAG CGTCTCCCCCAGGTATGAGTCCTCCTCTGAGGACTCCAGTACCGCAGAGAACTTCTCGGACAATGAGAGCACAGAGAACGAGGCCCCAGAGCCAGAGGAGAGGGTTCCAAGTGTGGCCGAAGCCCCCCTGCTCAGGCCCAAGGAGACGGCAAAGGCCAAGACAAGCCGGGAGGAGTCTCAACTGTCCCAGGAGTCTCTGCACACGCCCACAGCTGAGGGGGCATCAGGATCAAGTGCAAAAGACGAGATCCG GATGGAGCTGAGTCCTGACCTCATCTCAGCCTGCCTAGCCCTGGAGAagtacctggagaaccccaaagCTCTCACCGAGCGGGAGCTG AAAGTGGCCTACACCACGGTGCTGCAGGAGTGGCTGCGCCTGGCCTGCCGCAGTGACGCCCACCCGGAGCTCGTGCGGCGCCACCTGGTCACCTTCCGGGCCATGTCGGCACGGTTGCTGGACTACGTGGTCAACATCGCTGACAGCAATGGCAACACAGCGCTGCACTACTCCGTGTCCCACGCCAACTTCCCCGTGGTGCGGCAGCTGCTGGACAGCG GTGTCTGCCAGGTGGACAAGCAGAACCGCGCCGGCTACAGCCCCATCATGCTCACCGCCCTGGCCACCCTGAAGACCCAGGATGACATCCAGACCGTCCTACAGCTCTTCCGGCTTGGAGACGTCAATGCCAAAGCCAGCCAG GCGGGGCAGACAGCCCTGATGCTGGCGGTCAGCCACGGGAGGGTGGACGTGGTCAAAGCCCTGCTGGCCTGTGAGGCGAACGTCAACATCCAAGATGACGACGGCTCCACGGCTCTCATGTGTGCCTGCGAGCACGGCCACAAGGAGATCACTGCACTGCTGCTGGCCGTGCCCAGCTGCGACATTTCCATCACCGACCGT GACGGGAGCACGGCTCTGATGGTGGCCCTGGACGCGGGACACAGTGAAATTGCGTCCATGCTGTACTCCCGCATGAACATCAAGTGCTCG gggatcttcccaacccagggatcaaacccacgtctccttcatcggcaggcggattctttaccactgagccacctgggaagtgcctgGTAG
- the KANK2 gene encoding KN motif and ankyrin repeat domain-containing protein 2 isoform X2 — MAQVLHVSAPFPGTPGPASPPAFPSKEPEVPYSVETPYGYRLDLDFLKYVDDIEKGHTLRRVAVQRRPRLGSLPRGPGSWWTSTESLCSNASGDSRHSAYSYCGRGFYPQYGALETRGGFNPRVERTLLDARRRLEDQAAAPAGLGSLTPSAAGSTSSLVGVGLPPPTPRGSGLSTPVPPSAGHLAHVREQMAGALRKLRQLEEQVKLIPVLQVKLSVLQEEKRQLTVQLKSQKFLGHPAGARGRGELCLDLPEAPEDPVTLETRSVGTWVRERDLGVPDGEAALAAKVAVLETQLKKALQELQAAQARQADLQPQAWPPPDSPVRVDTVRVVQGPRDVEVAASTAAGAPAQRAQSLEPYGAGLRALATSNGAESPPVFRSHEVMETVFPAPAASTSNVHQVKKISITERSCDGAAGHPQAPAESSLSPLESEGATQAQPEKNTGQVPAHDDTTVKEPIGQAACQELESEEAGGAGGARAGVRSIMKQKEEPTDPEAHRRSLQFVGVNGRYESSSEDSSTAENFSDNESTENEAPEPEERVPSVAEAPLLRPKETAKAKTSREESQLSQESLHTPTAEGASGSSAKDEIRMELSPDLISACLALEKYLENPKALTERELKVAYTTVLQEWLRLACRSDAHPELVRRHLVTFRAMSARLLDYVVNIADSNGNTALHYSVSHANFPVVRQLLDSGVCQVDKQNRAGYSPIMLTALATLKTQDDIQTVLQLFRLGDVNAKASQAGQTALMLAVSHGRVDVVKALLACEANVNIQDDDGSTALMCACEHGHKEITALLLAVPSCDISITDRDGSTALMVALDAGHSEIASMLYSRMNIKCSGIFPTQGSNPRLLHRQADSLPLSHLGSAW; from the exons ATGGCCCAGGTCCTGCACGTGTCAGCCCCCTTCCCAG GGACCCCCGGCCCAGCCTCCCCGCCTGCCTTCCCCTCTAAAGAGCCTGAGGTCCCCTACTCGGTGGAGACGCCCTACGGCTACCGCCTAGACCTGGACTTTCTCAAGTATGTGGACGACATCGAGAAGGGCCACACGCTGCGGCGGGTGGCCGTGCAGCGCCGGCCCCGCCTGGGCTCCCTGCCCCGTGGGCCCGGCTCCTGGTGGACGTCCACCGAGTCTCTGTGCTCCAATGCCAGCGGGGACAGCCGCCACTCGGCCTACTCCTACTGCGGCCGTGGCTTCTACCCGCAGTACGGCGCCCTGGAGACACGCGGTGGCTTCAACCCGCGAGTGGAGCGCACGCTACTGGACGCCCGTCGCCGCCTGGAGGACCAGGCAGCCGCCCCTGCCGGTCTGGGCTCCCTGACCCCCAGCGCGGCCGGCTCGACGAGCTCACTGGTGGGCGTGGGGCTGCCACCCCCGACACCACGGGGATCGGGACTGTCCACGCCGGTGCCGCCCAGCGCCGGGCACCTGGCCCATGTGCGGGAGCAGATGGCGGGGGCCCTGCGGAAGCTGCGGCAACTGGAAGAGCAGGTGAAACTGATCCCCGTGCTCCAGGTGAAGCTGTCGGTGCTGCAGGAGGAGAAGCGACAACTCACAGTGCAGCTCAAGAGCCAAAAGTTCTTGGGCCACCCTGCAGGAGCCCGGGGCCGTGGTGAGCTCTGcctggacctccctgaggcccccgaGGACCCAGTGACGCTCGAGACCCGGAGCGTGGGCACCTGGGTCCGAGAGCGGGACTTGGGCGTGCCCGATGGGGAGGCAGCCCTGGCCGCTAAGGTGGCCGTGCTGGAGACCCAGCTCAAGAAAGCACTCCAGGAGCTACAGGCAGCTCAAGCCCGGCAAGCTGacctccagccccaggcctggccgCCGCCAGACAGCCCAGTCCGTGTGGACACCGTCCGGGTGGTGCAGGGGCCGAGGGACGTGGAGGTGGCGGCCAGCACGGCAGCGGGGGCCCCTGCTCAGCGGGCCCAGAGTCTGGAGCCCTACGGGGCAGGGCTGCGGGCCCTGGCGACGTCCAACGGGGCTGAGAGCCCCCCTGTGTTCCGCAGCCATGAGGTGATGGAGACAGTGTTCCCAGCGCCCGCTGCATCCACCAGCAACGTCCACCAGGTGAAGAAGATCAGTATCACAGAGCGCAGCTGTGATGGGGCAGCAG GTCACCCACAGGCTCCTGCAGAATCGTCCTTATCACCTCTGGAGTCTGAGGGGGCCACCCAGGCGCAGCCAGAGAAGAACACAGGCCAGGTGCCTGCCCATGACGACACCACCGTCAAGGAGCCCATCGGGCAAGCAGCCTGTCAGGAATTGGAGTCTGAGGAGGCTGGGGGTGCAG gaGGGGCCCGTGCAGGCGTGCGGTCCATCATGAAGCAGAAAGAGGAGCCCACAGACCCAGAGGCCCACCGGAGGAGCCTCCAGTTCGTGGGGGTCAACGGCAG GTATGAGTCCTCCTCTGAGGACTCCAGTACCGCAGAGAACTTCTCGGACAATGAGAGCACAGAGAACGAGGCCCCAGAGCCAGAGGAGAGGGTTCCAAGTGTGGCCGAAGCCCCCCTGCTCAGGCCCAAGGAGACGGCAAAGGCCAAGACAAGCCGGGAGGAGTCTCAACTGTCCCAGGAGTCTCTGCACACGCCCACAGCTGAGGGGGCATCAGGATCAAGTGCAAAAGACGAGATCCG GATGGAGCTGAGTCCTGACCTCATCTCAGCCTGCCTAGCCCTGGAGAagtacctggagaaccccaaagCTCTCACCGAGCGGGAGCTG AAAGTGGCCTACACCACGGTGCTGCAGGAGTGGCTGCGCCTGGCCTGCCGCAGTGACGCCCACCCGGAGCTCGTGCGGCGCCACCTGGTCACCTTCCGGGCCATGTCGGCACGGTTGCTGGACTACGTGGTCAACATCGCTGACAGCAATGGCAACACAGCGCTGCACTACTCCGTGTCCCACGCCAACTTCCCCGTGGTGCGGCAGCTGCTGGACAGCG GTGTCTGCCAGGTGGACAAGCAGAACCGCGCCGGCTACAGCCCCATCATGCTCACCGCCCTGGCCACCCTGAAGACCCAGGATGACATCCAGACCGTCCTACAGCTCTTCCGGCTTGGAGACGTCAATGCCAAAGCCAGCCAG GCGGGGCAGACAGCCCTGATGCTGGCGGTCAGCCACGGGAGGGTGGACGTGGTCAAAGCCCTGCTGGCCTGTGAGGCGAACGTCAACATCCAAGATGACGACGGCTCCACGGCTCTCATGTGTGCCTGCGAGCACGGCCACAAGGAGATCACTGCACTGCTGCTGGCCGTGCCCAGCTGCGACATTTCCATCACCGACCGT GACGGGAGCACGGCTCTGATGGTGGCCCTGGACGCGGGACACAGTGAAATTGCGTCCATGCTGTACTCCCGCATGAACATCAAGTGCTCG gggatcttcccaacccagggatcaaacccacgtctccttcatcggcaggcggattctttaccactgagccacctgggaagtgcctgGTAG